TACCAAGGGTTGCAGGAGCTCCGATTCTCATAAAACCAATAGGAGCTAAATTTTTTCGTTCAACTATAGCGTTAGTACACTGGGTTGTACCTAACATTGCTTGATGAATATCTTTTCTATCAACACCAGATATTTCTAATACGCTTTTTAAAGCACCTGAAATTCCATCGTGAATATCCTCTGTTGTAGGATGTTTTATTTCTGCCACTATATTCAAGTTTTCATCTACTAATACTGCATCTGTATTGGTTCCACCTACATCAATACCTAATTTATACATTTATACTACTTCCTTTCACCCGTTGTTCTAGAGGAATATAATCAGTATCACAGCCAAAGTAACCAGGTCCAACTAATTCTAGACCTGCTTGGGTTCTCCACATCTCAAAACACTTGAGTCCTACAACCATTACCCGTTTCCCATACTTTATAGCATCTGTAGTCACTGGAATAAATGTTTCTGTATCTACTATACAGATTAAATCTGGTGTTGTAGCCAACAATTCTCCATCTACTTCAGCTGTCAGATTCTCATTTTGGAAAGTTACTGAGGCATTCTTTCCCTTATATTCTCCAATACCCTCTAAGACTACATTACCAAAATTAAAAGCACCTTTTGTTTCACGAAGTACATCTACAATTTTACCTTTGAACAACTTAAAACCTTCAGTAGATTTTAGGAAATTCTGTTCAGGTGTTTCCTCATTACAGTCTTTTACCTTACGAATGGCTTCTCCGAGTTTCTGACTTCTGGTAACGATATTCTTGACTGCATATTTTTTCAATGTGGCACCATCTACACAAAAAAGTGAAACAGAAACGGAACCTCCACAGCTCATTGTTACGGCTCTTGCCAGTTCTTCTGTCCATTTATTGGTAATGGTGTTAAAGATAGCGCAATTTCCTTTTTCGTCTGTTAATGCCATAGGTGTGGCTTTAACCCCTCCTATTGTAAATGTAACCATCTGTAACTCTGGAAAAGCTCTTCCCATACCGTCAGCATCTACCATAGGAAGCCCTAATCTAGCACAAGCTGCTATAGGAAGCATACTATTTACTCCACCAGCCTCAATTGGCATGAAAGCATATATCTCCTTACCATAAAATTTGGA
The window above is part of the Vallitalea guaymasensis genome. Proteins encoded here:
- a CDS encoding DUF917 domain-containing protein; protein product: MRKIGLPEIEDIALGAALLGAGGGGDPYIGKLIAMGAVQECGEVTLLDPEEIPDDALIVPIAMMGAPTILGEKGVGGNEYKTLYDMVSKFYGKEIYAFMPIEAGGVNSMLPIAACARLGLPMVDADGMGRAFPELQMVTFTIGGVKATPMALTDEKGNCAIFNTITNKWTEELARAVTMSCGGSVSVSLFCVDGATLKKYAVKNIVTRSQKLGEAIRKVKDCNEETPEQNFLKSTEGFKLFKGKIVDVLRETKGAFNFGNVVLEGIGEYKGKNASVTFQNENLTAEVDGELLATTPDLICIVDTETFIPVTTDAIKYGKRVMVVGLKCFEMWRTQAGLELVGPGYFGCDTDYIPLEQRVKGSSINV